One window of the Salvia splendens isolate huo1 chromosome 1, SspV2, whole genome shotgun sequence genome contains the following:
- the LOC121797987 gene encoding putative nuclease HARBI1, whose translation MDRNTFGRLCRLLKDRCGLVDKKFVTVEEQVAMFLVVLSHHQKTRVVGFSFTRSSQTVSRYMHVVLYVVLKLHEVLLVKPEPVDENCTNARWKWFKGCLGALDGTYIYVRVPTTDLPRYHNRKGQITTNTLVVCDRRLRFVYVFPGWEGSAGDSRILRDALSRPHGLKVPKGQYYLCDNGYANSDGFMTPYKGVRYHLKEWGPACEAPQTPVELFDMRHTKARNIIERAFAVMKMRWGIPRSARFYPIDVQTSLIIACFLLHNFIRGQMEVDPLEVQIDSQGDDGSQSDADDDGVAFIQSIEPTTAWSKKRDDLAAEMWLDFNT comes from the exons ATGGATAGAAACACATTCGGTCGACTATGCCGTTTATTGAAGGACCGATGCGGTCTTGTGGATAAAAAGTTTGTCACCGTTGAGGAACAAGTAGCGATGTTCTTAGTTGTATTGTCTCACCATCAGAAAACTCGGGTGGTTGGTTTCAGCTTTACTCGGTCATCACAGACCGTTTCTCGCTACATGCACGTTGTTTTATATGTTGTACTAAAGCTCCATGAGGTTTTGCTGGTGAAACCTGAACCCGTTGATGAAAATTGCACCAACGCACGGTGGAAGTGGTTTAAG GGTTGTCTTGGAGCATTAGACGGAACATACATCTATGTTCGTGTTCCTACAACAGATCTTCCACGATATCACAATAGGAAAGGACAGATAACCACCAACACACTAGTTGTATGCGACCGCCGTCTGAGATTTGTCTATGTCTTTCCTGGTTGGGAGGGATCTGCAGGGGACTCGAGAATTTTGAGAGACGCACTTAGTAGACCACATGGTCTCAAAGTACCAAAAG GTCAATACTATTTGTGCGACAATGGGTACGCGAATAGTGACGGCTTTATGACGCCTTACAAAGGAGTGAGATACCATTTGAAAGAATGGGGTCCCGCTTGTGAAGCCCCTCAGACACCCGTGGAATTGTTCGACATGCGCCATACCAAAGCGAGGAACATCATTGAGCGAGCCTTTGCTGTGATGAAAATGCGTTGGGGAATTCCACGCAGTGCACGCTTTTATCCGATAGATGTGCAAACAAGCCTTATCATTGCTTGCTTTTTGCTCCACAATTTCATACGTGGGCAAATGGAGGTGGATCCTCTTGAGGTGCAGATTGATAGTCAAGGAGATGATGGGAGTCAATCTGATGCTGATGATGATGGAGTGGCTTTCATACAGAGCATCGAACCTACCACTGCATGGTCTAAGAAGAGAGACGACTTAGCAGCTGAAATGTGGCTTGATTTCAATACGTAG